The DNA region CAGCCGGGGCATGAGTTCGCTCGCCCCGGAGGCGGGCATGGGCGTCCTGGAGCGCGTCATCGGACAGGACCACGCCCAACTGGTCGTCGCCACGGTCGTCGACTGGCCCGTCTTCCTGGCCTGGTACCCGGCCCCGCCGCCCCTGGTCGCCGAGCTGGCCGCGGCATCCGCGCCACAGGCGTCCACCGCCTCGGGCAACGCCTTCCTCGACGTCTTCGGCGCCGCCGACGAGATCACCCGGCGCTCCATGGTGGCCGAACGGTTCGCCGAACTGGCGGCGGCCGTCCTGCGCACCGGAGCAGACCGCGTCGACCTGACGGCCGGCCTCGGCACACTGGGCCTCGACTCGCTGCTCGCCATGGAACTGCGGGCCCGGATCCACGCCGAACTGGGTGTGGCCCTGCCCGTGGTGGCCCTGCTGAGCGGCACCCCGGCCGGTGAGCTGGCCGCCCAGCTCCACGACGGACTGACCGCCCTGGTCTCGGCCGAGGACGCCGACGGCACGGCCCGCGCCGTCGAACTGCACCACGACGAGAGCCGGTACCCGCTGACGCAGAACCAGAAGGCCCTCTGGTTCCTGAAACACCTCAACCCCGACGGCTACGCCTACAACATCGGGGGTGCCGTCGAGGTGACCGTCGCCCTCGAACCGGAGCTGATGTTCGAGGCCGTGCGCCGGCTGATCGCACGGCACCCGGCACTGCGCACCAACTTCGTCCTCGAGGACGGCCGGGCCGTGCAGCGGGTCTCCCAGGACACGGAGCCCGACCTCGCCCTCTTCGACGTCCAGGGCCAGGACTGGGACACCGTCCACCGGACGATCGTGGCCGAGTACCGCAAGCCCTACGACCTCGCGCACGACCCACTGGTCCGCTTCCGGCTCTTCAAGCGCGGACCCGAGCGCTGGGTCATCATGAAGGCCGTCCACCACATCGTCTCCGACGCCATCTCCACCTTCACCTTCATCGAGGAACTCTTCGAGGTGTACGAGGCGTTGCGGCAGGGCCGGGAACCGCGGCTGCCGCCGGTGACCGCACGCTACCTGGACTTCCTCAACCAGCAGAACGAGTTCCTGGCGGGCCGCGAGGCCGCGGGGATGCTCGACTACTGGCGCTCCCACCTGCCGGCCGAGGTCCCGCTGCTGGACCTCCCCGTCGACAAACCGCGCCCGGCCGTCCAGACCCACAACGGCGCCTCCGAGTTCTTCGAGCTCGACGCCGCACTCAGCGCCCGCGTCCACGCGCTGGCCCGCGCCCACCAGGTCACCCCGTTCATGGTGCTGCTGGGGGCGTACTACCTCCTGCTCCACCGCTACTCCGGGCAGGACCACATCATCGTGGGCAGCCCCGTGACCGGCCGGACCCGGCAGGACTTCGCCTCCGTCTACGGCTACTTCGTCAACCCGCTGCCGCTGCACGCCGACCTCTCGGACGACCCGACGGTCACCGAACTGCTGGAGCAGGTCCGCCGGACCGTGCTCGGCGGCCTGGACAACCAGGAGTACCCCTTCGTCCTCCTCGTCGAGGAACTGGGGCTCCAGCACGACCCCAGCCGCTCGGCCGTGTTCCAGGCGATGTTCATCCTGCTGACCCACAAGGTGGCCACCGAGCAGTACGGATACCGGCTGAAGTACATCGAACTCCCCGAAGAAGAAGGGCAGTTCGACCTCACCCTGTCGGTGTACGAGGACGAGTCCGAGCACCGCTTCCACTGCGTGTTCAAGTACAACACCGACCTCCTCCTCCCGGGGACCGTGCGACGGATGTCCGACCACTACACCCGGCTGCTGGAGGGCATGACCCGGGTGCCGGGGGAGCGGGTCGTGTCGCGGCTGGACATGCTCGGCCACGCGGAACGGGAGCGGCTGGCCGGGCAGTGGAGCCGGCCCGCCCTCCCCGCCGGCCCCGCACCGGAGTCCGGGGACGGCGGGGAGCCCTTCGTTCCGGTCCACACCCGGATCAGCCGGGTCGCCGCCGCCCGCCCGGGGGCCGTCGCCGTCACCCTGCCCGCTCCGGACGGCGGAGCGCGGCGCATGACCTACGGGGAACTGGAGCGCCGGGCGACGGGGTGCGCCCGCCGGCTGCGCGCCCTCGGAGTCACCACCGGCTCGGTGGTCGCGCTCCGTCTCGACAAGTCCCCCGAGATGATCGTCACCCTCGTCGCCGTGCTGAAGGCGGGTGGGGCCTATCTCCCGGTCCAGCCCGACCAGCCTGCCGACCGGCTGGCGCACCTCCTGCGGACCACCGGCGCGGTACTCGTCGTCGAAGACACGGCAGGGCCGGAGCCCGCCGAGGCGCCGTCCGTGCCGGTGGTGTCCCTCGATGCCCTGCACGCGGCCCGGCCCGGCTCCGAGGCCCTCCCCGACCCGGACGACCCGGACGGCGAGCCCGGCAGGGACATCCGTCCCGACTCCCTCGCCTACGTCATCACCACGTCGGGGTCGACCGGGCATCCCAAGGCCGTCCGGGTCGGACACGGCAGCCTCGCCTCGGCGTACAACGCGTGGCGCGACACCTACGGCCTGGAGCGGGACGTCCGGGTGCACCTCCAGATGGCCGGGCCCTCGTTCGACGTGTTCACCGGCGACCTGGTCCGCGCCCTGTGCTCCGGCGGAAACCTCGTCCTGGCCGACCGCGACCTCCTCTTCGACACACCACGGCTCTACCGGACGATGCGTCAGGAGCGGGTGGACTGCGCGGAGTTCGTGCCGGCGGTGGTGCGCGGCCTGATGGACCACTGCACCAGGGAAGAGCTGCGGCTGGACTTCATGCGGCTGCTGGTGGTCGGCTCGGACGCCTGGAACGTGGGGGAGTACCGGCGGCTCGGCGAGCTGTGCGGCCCGGCGACCCGGGTCGTCAACTCCTACGGGCTGACCGAGGCCACCGTCGACAGCGCGTTCTTCGAGGGACCCGTCGACGATCTGGAACCGGGCCTGATGGTCCCGATCGGCCGCCCCCTGCCCAACAGCACCCTCCACGTCCTCGACGCCCACGGCGAACCCGTCCCGCCCGGGGTCCCCGGCGAGCTGTGGGTCGGCGGCCAGGGCGTGGCGCTCGGATACGCGGGCGACCCGGAGGAGACCGGCCGGCGCTTCGTCACCCGCACCCTGAGCCGCCTGCCGGACGCCGCACCGGAACGGCTCTACCGGACCGGCGACACCGCCCGCTGGGACGCACACGGCCGGGTCCATCTGCTGGGCCGCACGGACGGGCAGGTGAAGCTGCGCGGCCACCGCATCGAGATCGGCGAGATCGAAGCGCATCTGGACCGGTGGCCCCCGCTCGCCCGGGCCGTGGTCACCGTACGCACCGACACGGGGGGAGACACGGCGCTCTGCGCCTACTGCGTCCCGGCTCCCGGCACCACGCTGGACCGGCGGGCGCTGCGGCGTCACCTGGCCGCCTCCCTGCCCTCCTACATGATCCCGGCGTACATCGTCCCGGTGCCCTCCCTGCCGCTCACGGCCAACGGCAAGGTCGACCTGTCCGCGCTGCCGGCCCCGCACGCGGACACGCAGGAACGGCCCCACGAGCCACCGGTCACCCTCTACGAGGTGAGCGTGGCCCGGATCTGGCAGGAGCTCCTGGGACTCGAGCAGGTGGGACTCGAGGACGACTTCTTCGAGGCAGGGGGCAGCTCGATCAAGCTGATCGAACTCCTCCACCACCTGCGCACCGAATTCGGCGTCGCCGTCCCCGTCAGCCGCCTGTACCGCACCACCAGCCTGCACGGCATGGCGGCGACGGTGGAGGAGGTCCTGCACGGCACGACGGCCGACGAACTCCCCTTCCTCGCCTTCAACGCGGGACGGACACCGCTCCTCTTCGCCTTCCCACCCGCGGGCGGCCACGGCCTCGTCTACCACGGCCTCGCCTCCCACCTTCCGGAGTACGCCGTCATAGGCTTCAACTACCTTCCCGGCGACGACAAGGTGGCCCGTTACGCCGACCTGGTCGAGTCGGCCCAGCCGGAGGGCGACTGCCTCCTCCTCGGCTACTCCCTCGGCGGCAACCTCGCCTTCGAGACCGCCAAGGAGCTGGAGTGCCGCGGACGCCGCGTGAGCCACGTCGTGGTCCTGGACTCCCGCCGCATCCTGGAACCGTACGCCCCGGGCGACGAAGGGATCAGGGTCTTCGAGGCCGAACTCGCCGGACACCTCCGCAAACACACCGGGTCCGAGGCCGTGGCCCAGGAGACACTCGCCCACGCCGCCGAGTACCTGACGTTCTGCGGACGCACCCCCAACACCGGCACGGTCGCCGCGGCGGTCAGCGTGATCACCGACGAGGAGAAGGCATCCCTCTACGCCGCCGGGGAGCGGGGTACGTGGCACGGCAGCTCCACCGGCACCACCACCGTGCTGCGGGGCTCGGGCACCCACGCCGACATGCTCGACCCCAAACACCTGACCCGCAACGCCGAGCTCGTACGCGCCGTGCTGACGGGAGACGCGGCCCATGGCGGATGACGGCACCGACTGGCACAGCCGTGAGCGCGCGCCGGGCACACCACCGCGCGTCATCGTCATCGGCGCGGGGATAGCCGGCCTCGCCACCGGCTGCTACGCGCAGATGAGCGGCGCCAGGACCCGGATCTTCGAGAAGCACGTGCTGCCGGGCGGCTGCTGCACCGCCTGGTCGCGCGACGGCTACCTCTTCGACTACTGCATCGAATGGCTGATCGGCACGGCACCGGGCAACGACGCCCACCGGGTGTGGCGCGAACTTGGCGCGTTCGACGGCAAGACGATGACCAGCTTCGACCTCTTCAACAAGGTCGAGGACGAGAGCGGCCGGTCGGTGACCTTCTACAACGACCCGGACCGGCTCGAAGCCCATCTGCTGGAACTCTCGCCCGCCGACTCCGCTCCCGTCCGGGCGTTCACCCGCGACCTGCGGCGGTTCACCAGGATCGATCTGTACCCGTTCCTGACCGCGCCCCCGCTGCGCACGGTACGGGAGAGAGCGGCGCTGCTGCGCACGGTCCTGCCCGCCTTCCGGCTGTTCTGGCGTACCGCCGCGACCCCGATGCACACCTTCGCCGACACGTTCCAGGACCCGCTCCTGCGCCGGGCCTTCCGCAACATCTTCTTCCAGGACCCGGAGGGCTTCCCGCTCCTGCCCTACCTCTTCAACATGGCCGCCGCGCACCACGGCAACGCCGGCTTCCCGCAGGGCGGTTCACTGGGTCTCGCCCGGTCCGTCGAGGAGCGCTACCTGAACCTCGGCGGTACGGTCACCTACCGGGCCCGCGCCGAGAAGATCCTGGTGGAAGACGGCCGCGCCGTCGGCGTCGAGCTCAGGAACGGCACGCGCCACTACGCCGAGCACGTCGTCGCGGCCTGCGACGGCCACACCACCGTGTACAAGCTGCTGGGGGGCCGGTACACCGGCCCCCGGATCGAGAAGCTCTACACCGATCTGATCGAGCGTCCCGGCACCCTCTTCCCGGCGGTCGTGTCCGCCTTCGCCGGCATTCGCGGCCCGTTCGGCGAGGAGGAGGCACACAGCACCACCCATCTGCTGTCCGCGAAGGACGCGGCCGAGCTCCCCGGCGCCCTGCAGAACAGCCTGGTCGTCCAGGTGCGATCCCGCTACTCCGACGGATTCGCGCCCCCCGGCCACAGTGTCGTGCACTGCACCTACTTCAGCGACTACGCCTACTGGAAGGAGCTGCGCGCCAGGGACCGCAAGGAGTACCGGGCCCGCAAACGCCAGGTCGCCGCCTTCGTACGCCGCTTCCTGGAGCGCCGTGCACCGGGGCTCGCCGGCCGTATCGAGCTCGTCGACGTGGCCTCACCCGCCACCACCCACCGCTACACCGGTAACCACGACGGTTCGATCCTGGCCTGGAAGGCGTTCTCCGACGCCGACGACGTCGCGGCCCGGCTGGTGGGCAGGGACCGTATGCGGCTGCCCGGACTCGGCGGCTTCTCCATGGCCGGCCAGTGGGTCGGTATGGGCGGCCTGATCCGCGCCGCGTCCACCGGCCGCTTCGCCACCCAGTACCTCTGCCGCGAACTCGGCCTGGAGTTCCGGGCGTGGGAGAGCGACGGCGCCGAGCCCTGGCATCCGGGGAAGCTGGGTCACCTGCCCCAGCTCGACCGCTGGTCCGCACGGGAGGGAAGCGGCTCATGACCGTCGGGAAGAGCGGGACCGGCTCCGGCACCGCCGGACCCAGAGAGACGATGATCATCATCGGGGCCGGCCTCGGCGGGCTGTCCACCGGCTGCTACGCGCGGATGAACGGCTACCGGACCCACATCCTGGAGATGCACGAACTGCCCGGCGGCTGCTGCACGGCCTGGGACCGCGGCGGTTTCACCCTCGACTGCTGCGTCAGCTGGCTCCTCGGCAGCGGCCCGGGCAACGAGATGCACCAGATCTGGCTGGAACTCGGTGCCCTGCAGGGCAAGGAGGTACGCCACTTCGACGTGTTCAACATCGTGCGCGGCCAGGACGGCAGGGCCGTCCACTTCTACTCCGACCCGGACCGGCTGGAAGCCCACCTCATCCAGCTCTCACCGGCCGACGCCAGGACGGTACGGAAGTTCTGCGCCCAGCTGCGCACCTTCCGCAAGGCGCTGGCCGTCTACCCCTTCCTCAAGCCCGTCGGCCTGATGGGCCGTGTGGAGCGCTGGCGGATGCTCGCCTCGTTCCTCCCCTATTTCAACGCCGTCCGGAGCACCGTCACCGTGCTGATGACCGACTTCTCGGCACGGTTCAAGGACCCCCTCCTGCGGGAGGCGTTCAACTTCATCCTGTACGAGAAGCACCCGGCCTTCCCGGTGCTCCCCTTCCACTTCCAGCTCGCCTCGCACGCCAACCTCTCGGCCGGCGTCCCCGAGGGCGGCTCGCTGGGACTGGCCGAGTCGATCGAACGCCGCTACCGCCGGCTCGGCGGCGAGGTCTCGTACAACACGAAGGTCGAGACGGTGATCGTCGAGGACGACCGCGCGGTCGGCGTCCGGCTCAGCGACGGACGGGAACTGCGCGCGGACATCGTCGTGTCGGCCTGCGACGGATACACCACGGCCATGAAGTTCCTCGGCGGCCGCTATCTCGACGACACCTACCGGCGCCTGTACACCCGGACCATCCACGAGCCCGGCATGGTCTTCCCCGGCTACTTCACCCTCTTCCTCGGCCTCTCCCGGCCGTTTCCCGAGGGCGACCCCTGCACCACCTACCTCCTCGACGACGCCACGGCGGCCGAGCTCACCGGCATCCGGCACCCGAGCATCAACGTCCAGTTCCGCAGCCGCCACTACCCGGAGCTCTCACCCAGCGGTACCACCGTCGTCTACGCCACCTACTTCTGCGACATCGCCCCGTGGCGGGACCTGGACGAAGGGCCGGAGCAGATCACCCGGACCCGCGGCGGCGAGGAACTCCACACCCTCCCCGTGCGGCACGGACGCGGCTACTACGCCGCCAAACGAAGGGCGCGGGAAACACTCGTGGACTTCCTGGAACAGCGCTTCCCCGGCATCCGCGAGGCGATCGTCGTCCGCGACGTGTCCAGCCCCCTCACCCAGGTCCGCTACACGGGCAACTACGACGGCACGGTCCTCGGCTGGCAGCCGTTCGTGGAGAGCGGCGAGACGCTGGAGGAACTGGTCAAGGAGCAGGGCCCGGGCCTGCCCGGACTGCGGAACTTCTACCAGTCCGGCGTATGGGCCACCACCGGCGGGCTGATCCGGGCCGCCGCCGCCGGACGCCACGTCATGCAGTTCGTCTGCCGCGACGACGGCAGGCCCTTCACCGCGTCGGTGGACCGCACCGCGCCCCCGCCGACCCACCGCGTCATCCCCGTACCGGTACGCCCCGCTCCCCGGGCCGCGGAGGAGCGCACCACCAGCGCACGTCCGACAGGGAAGGCAGGAACGACACCATGAAGATCAGCAAGTGGGTGGTCCGCGAGCACATCGAGGGCGTGCCCGACGTGCGCCGCGTCTACGAGAAGGTCGTCGAGCACCTCGACGTGGACCTGGCCCCCGACGAGATGCTCCTGCGCACGCTCTACGTCTCGGTCGACCCCTA from Streptomyces sp. NBC_01754 includes:
- a CDS encoding phytoene desaturase family protein encodes the protein MADDGTDWHSRERAPGTPPRVIVIGAGIAGLATGCYAQMSGARTRIFEKHVLPGGCCTAWSRDGYLFDYCIEWLIGTAPGNDAHRVWRELGAFDGKTMTSFDLFNKVEDESGRSVTFYNDPDRLEAHLLELSPADSAPVRAFTRDLRRFTRIDLYPFLTAPPLRTVRERAALLRTVLPAFRLFWRTAATPMHTFADTFQDPLLRRAFRNIFFQDPEGFPLLPYLFNMAAAHHGNAGFPQGGSLGLARSVEERYLNLGGTVTYRARAEKILVEDGRAVGVELRNGTRHYAEHVVAACDGHTTVYKLLGGRYTGPRIEKLYTDLIERPGTLFPAVVSAFAGIRGPFGEEEAHSTTHLLSAKDAAELPGALQNSLVVQVRSRYSDGFAPPGHSVVHCTYFSDYAYWKELRARDRKEYRARKRQVAAFVRRFLERRAPGLAGRIELVDVASPATTHRYTGNHDGSILAWKAFSDADDVAARLVGRDRMRLPGLGGFSMAGQWVGMGGLIRAASTGRFATQYLCRELGLEFRAWESDGAEPWHPGKLGHLPQLDRWSAREGSGS
- a CDS encoding phytoene desaturase family protein — translated: MTVGKSGTGSGTAGPRETMIIIGAGLGGLSTGCYARMNGYRTHILEMHELPGGCCTAWDRGGFTLDCCVSWLLGSGPGNEMHQIWLELGALQGKEVRHFDVFNIVRGQDGRAVHFYSDPDRLEAHLIQLSPADARTVRKFCAQLRTFRKALAVYPFLKPVGLMGRVERWRMLASFLPYFNAVRSTVTVLMTDFSARFKDPLLREAFNFILYEKHPAFPVLPFHFQLASHANLSAGVPEGGSLGLAESIERRYRRLGGEVSYNTKVETVIVEDDRAVGVRLSDGRELRADIVVSACDGYTTAMKFLGGRYLDDTYRRLYTRTIHEPGMVFPGYFTLFLGLSRPFPEGDPCTTYLLDDATAAELTGIRHPSINVQFRSRHYPELSPSGTTVVYATYFCDIAPWRDLDEGPEQITRTRGGEELHTLPVRHGRGYYAAKRRARETLVDFLEQRFPGIREAIVVRDVSSPLTQVRYTGNYDGTVLGWQPFVESGETLEELVKEQGPGLPGLRNFYQSGVWATTGGLIRAAAAGRHVMQFVCRDDGRPFTASVDRTAPPPTHRVIPVPVRPAPRAAEERTTSARPTGKAGTTP